From the Cryptomeria japonica chromosome 2, Sugi_1.0, whole genome shotgun sequence genome, one window contains:
- the LOC131037103 gene encoding scarecrow-like protein 26, with protein MEISIMQEVGHIYWDDNKLAIKEDFSYDTPLDFSFSPDDSSLWNPSSEFCSIEENTMLSIEENTVLSNETQNDVMEFAFEDELLDSNDDLLWDDLIVEETELLCPCPQKELFSEQENSAIIEHIPCVSQHDSDLSMFDLDFRNAQDGGEDFSCLSSETANTSTSGEPEKFSEIIIPCEIDSSEYKGLRIVHLLTACAEAASNGALELVDVLLERLKEIASPTGSTMERVAYYLSQSLQQTQMEKRLQNSISNGVSRANFLGAFILLNQAYPFIKIAHFTANQSILEAIPLTRQQTVHIIDFDIMDGMQWPSLMEALKNEDYQIDHLKITAVKWVDSFEDSDPSSSYYKDTGRRLSDYSISLGIPFSFQETEIKNLQGMISSSKEDEIVVVNCMWELPNMFERSRKKLVDFINGAHQFNPVILTLGTGANGISGYENLTFMERFSQCLRNLCAMFDSLEAGLGEQYGLARAMVEHLFFGPMMCRPINYMANDELFRVIDIPLKLGFVERAISQKSFMHAKALVSCNEIGRSYGVESAGNGQLLLNWDMTPLTCVSAWSRV; from the coding sequence ATGGAGATTAGCATAATGCAGGAAGTTGGGCACATCTATTGGGACGACAACAAATTGGCGATTAAGGAAGATTTTAGTTATGATACACCATTAGATTTTAGTTTCAGTCCCGATGATTCTTCTCTTTGGAACCCATCATCAGAATTCTGTTCGATCGAAGAGAATACAATGCTTTCGATCGAAGAGAATACAGTGCTTTCAAATGAGACCCAAAATGATGTTATGGAATTTGCTTTTGAAGATGAGCTCTTAGACTCGAATGATGATCTTCTGTGGGACGACCTAATAGTTGAGGAGACTGAATTGTTATGTCCATGTCCCCAAAAGGAGCTCTTTTCAGAACAAGAGAATTCAGCCATAATTGAACATATACCGTGTGTCAGTCAGCATGATTCTGATCTATCTATGTTTGATCTTGATTTTAGAAATGCTCAAGATGGTGGTGAAGATTTTAGCTGTTTATCAAGTGAGACTGCAAATACATCAACCTCTGGAGAGCCTGAAAAATTTAGTGAAATCATAATCCCCTGTGAGATTGATTCTTCTGAATACAAGGGACTGAGGATTGTTCATCTTCTAACTGCCTGTGCAGAGGCAGCATCCAATGGAGCCCTTGAACTTGTTGACGTTCTTCTTGAAAGGCTAAAAGAAATAGCTTCTCCAACTGGGTCTACTATGGAGAGAGTGGcttactatctttctcaatctctgcAGCAAACTCAGATGGAGAAGCGGCTGCAGAATTCAATTTCAAATGGGGTGTCTAGAGCCAATTTTCTTGGAGCTTTCATCTTACTTAACCAAGCCTATCCTTTTATAAAGATTGCACATTTCACTGCAAACCAGAGCATTTTGGAAGCTATTCCTTTGACAAGGCAGCAGACTGTGCACATAATTGATTTTGATATAATGGACGGTATGCAGTGGCCATCATTGATGGAAGCCTTGAAGAATGAAGATTACCAAATTGATCATCTCAAAATTACAGCGGTCAAATGGGTGGATTCTTTTGAGGATTCAGACCCATCTTCAAGCTACTATAAAGacactggaagaagattgtctgaCTATTCAATTTCATTGGGGATTCCATTTTCGTTCCAGGAAACCgaaattaaaaatttgcaaggGATGATAAGTTCCTCCAAGGAGGATGAGATTGTGGTAGTGAATTGTATGTGGGAATTGCCAAATATGTTTGAGCGCAGTAGGAAGAAGTTAGTCGATTTCATTAATGGAGCACATCAGTTCAATCCAGTTATCCTGACTCTGGGTACTGGAGCAAACGGAATTTCAGGCTATGAGAATCTTACCTTCATGGAGCGATTTTCTCAGTGTTTGAGAAACTTGTGTGCAATGTTTGATTCCTTGGAAGCAGGACTAGGAGAGCAATATGGGCTTGCTCGAGCAATGGTGGAACATCTCTTCTTTGGCCCAATGATGTGCAGACCCATTAATTACATGGCAAATGATGAGTTGTTCAGAGTGATTGATATccctttaaaattagggtttgttgagcGTGCCATAAGTCAGAAAAGTTTTATGCATGCAAAAGCTCTTGTATCATGCAATGAGATAGGGAGATCGTATGGTGTAGAATCAGCAGGAAATGGTCAGCTGCTTCTAAATTGGGACATGACTCCTTTAACTTGTGTGTCTGCATGGAGCAGAGTGTAA